The nucleotide window GAGCTGATCCCGTCGAGAAAGTCCCAGCCACAAAAAATATAGCACGAGCACGACATACCGCACACAGAATGAGACGTGGTTAGTTTTCACCCTAAAACTTTAGGGCCTACCCTATCGAATGTTGGACacatatatatagagtattaaatattaCAATAACAATAAAGCCTTTAAGTTCTAAACAAATTGTGATAGTCTTAAGTTGAaatccagcagaagcaatcaaggttatataaagtattaaatatagactaaaaaactaactaattacaccgtttacgactaatttgctagactaattttttaaacctaattagtctataaattgacaataaagtgctagctaatgatgaattaattagacttaataaattcatttTACAGATGGAttgtgtaatttatttttttattagaatCCACCTCCCAAAACTTTAAACAAGGCCTGAGTGACAGAATTCATGCAGCCCCAGTCCCCAGATACACTTGTTCGCCGGCAGCAGATCCATGGATCGGCTACGCGTCGCAAGACCAAGTACATTTCCTTCCCACCAATGAAGAAGGATACTCCAAGAACCAAGCAAACCGGCAAATGACCATGCCGCAGGAATTAATAATAATAAACAACACCAGCAAGTGCGGTTAAATGAGAAATAAAAGAACCGCCTAATAAAGCCGAGAAGAAGATCGACGGAGCAGCAGCTCGCTACGATGAGTTACTGCAACTAACCTACGCCGCCACGATGGCGCCGGAGCCGAATGCTAACAAAGAAGATGATGCAGGTACCTCCGGAGATGGAGAGGCTGGCCACGGCCACCGGCGATCGATCCACCGCGCGCTCGTGTGGCTTTTCTTCGTCCTGGTACGTCGTAGTTCTCCTACATGCGTTCGGGGGTTCAGTGACCGACCCTGATGGATGCTGCTGCTACGGGCTACGGCTTCTTGCCGAgggtgtgcttgttgttgtgcatCCACACCTTGAGCACGTGGCGCTTGACGCAGACCTCGTCGCAGAACTGCTGCACGGCGGCCTCGTCGTGCTTCTGGATGCGCCACCCGACGCGCTCCGCGAACGCCAGCATCTTGTCCTTCTGCTCCTGGGTGAACTTTGTGCGGAACCGCTTCTTGCCGGACCCGGACCCGCCCCAGCCGCCGGAGGGCCcggcgcccccgccgccgccgagggaCATGCCGCTCAGCGTCAGCGGCCCCACCGCCGACATGGGCCCGGCGGCCATCCCGGACAGGGACaggtcgtcgccgtcgtcgcgtCCGCTGTGGGGGGACGTGGACGACGGCAGCGCCAGCGGCCGCGGCGTGTGCGCCATGTGGTGGAgcggctggtggtggtggtggaagtacCCGGCCCCGGCCGGGGTGCGGTAGTACGGGGAGAAGTGGTGGTGCTGCGGCGTAGCGCCGTAGGCGACCAGCGCAGCGGGGAAGCCCTCGGTGGCGGGGGACTCCTTGCGGTGGAAGTTGCGGTGGCAGTTGCACGCGGCGCAGCGGAGTGCGTCCAGCGTGCCTTCCTCGCCGGCGGGCATGAACTCGCCGCACCCGTCCACGGCGTGGCCCCCGATGCCGACCGCGTGGTTCTTGAGGCACTGGCGGTACCTCCCGCCGGCCCCGCCGTGGAGGCCAAGGCCGCCGCCGGGCTCGCCGGGCGGCTTGGGCGCCGCCACGCCGCCACCAAACCCACCTGCCACTGCCAGAGGCGGGGCCTCGTAGCTGGAGCTCACCGGCATCGGCGCCATCTCCTCCTCGTCCCCATCGTCGTGGTCGTCGAAGTCCATGGCCGTCGTCGATCAGCTAGCCGCGACCGGCCGGCGGCGGCAGGTGTTTCTTTCTTTCGCCTGGCCTGTGTGTAGTGTGTTCTCTTCTCGAGTTATGGCAGGGCGAAGCTAAGAGGGGCTTAGGAAGGTTAAGAGCGGGATGAAGAGATAAGAGAGAGTGTGGACACCGTCTGGCTGCCAGTTTTGACGCGCCGCTGTGCCGCAGGCAGGAAGGCTGCAAGCCGCTGCCGTAGCCGTAGCTGCTAGTGCTGCTGCCGTCAgcttcggctggctggctggctggccttTTTTTTCCGGCATGAACAGTGTTGATTTAATGTGAGCCGAACACTCTCAACAATAGTAACTGCTCACTTTCTCTCTCCCGGGCAGCCCGTTCCTTCACCGCATCCCTCATCGAGTCGACCACTACCAGGGTTTGCCGAGCGAG belongs to Miscanthus floridulus cultivar M001 chromosome 4, ASM1932011v1, whole genome shotgun sequence and includes:
- the LOC136551954 gene encoding zinc-finger homeodomain protein 1-like isoform X1, which gives rise to MDFDDHDDGDEEEMAPMPVSSSYEAPPLAVAGGFGGGVAAPKPPGEPGGGLGLHGGAGGRYRQCLKNHAVGIGGHAVDGCGEFMPAGEEGTLDALRCAACNCHRNFHRKESPATEGFPAALVAYGATPQHHHFSPYYRTPAGAGYFHHHHQPLHHMAHTPRPLALPSSTSPHSGRDDGDDLSLSGMAAGPMSAVGPLTLSGMSLGGGGGAGPSGGWGGSGSGKKRFRTKFTQEQKDKMLAFAERVGWRIQKHDEAAVQQFCDEVCVKRHVLKENYDVPGRRKATRARGGSIAGGRGQPLHLRRYLHHLLC
- the LOC136551954 gene encoding zinc-finger homeodomain protein 1-like isoform X2; its protein translation is MDFDDHDDGDEEEMAPMPVSSSYEAPPLAVAGGFGGGVAAPKPPGEPGGGLGLHGGAGGRYRQCLKNHAVGIGGHAVDGCGEFMPAGEEGTLDALRCAACNCHRNFHRKESPATEGFPAALVAYGATPQHHHFSPYYRTPAGAGYFHHHHQPLHHMAHTPRPLALPSSTSPHSGRDDGDDLSLSGMAAGPMSAVGPLTLSGMSLGGGGGAGPSGGWGGSGSGKKRFRTKFTQEQKDKMLAFAERVGWRIQKHDEAAVQQFCDEVCVKRHVLKVWMHNNKHTLGKKP